A stretch of the Azospirillum thiophilum genome encodes the following:
- the pcp gene encoding pyroglutamyl-peptidase I, which yields MPTILLTGFEPFGGETVNPSWEAVRRLDGWECRGHRVAARLMPCVFGAALDTLERAVAETDPVALLAVGQAQSRAELSLERVAVNLDDARIPDNAGNRPVDVPVVAGGPTAYFASLPIKAIATALRSAGIPAGLSHSAGSFVCNHLFYGACHLRAVRRPDLRVGFLHIPLAPEQAVRHPGAPSMAVGQVTAGLRIAVETILATGEDCHEAAGTLE from the coding sequence ATGCCGACCATCCTCCTCACCGGTTTCGAGCCCTTCGGCGGCGAAACCGTCAACCCGTCCTGGGAGGCGGTGCGGCGGCTCGACGGCTGGGAATGCCGCGGCCACCGCGTCGCCGCGCGGCTGATGCCCTGCGTCTTCGGCGCGGCGCTCGACACGCTGGAGCGGGCGGTGGCGGAAACCGACCCGGTCGCCCTGCTGGCGGTCGGGCAGGCGCAGAGCCGTGCCGAGCTGTCCCTGGAGCGGGTTGCCGTGAATCTCGACGATGCCCGCATCCCCGACAATGCCGGCAACCGTCCGGTCGATGTCCCGGTGGTGGCAGGGGGGCCGACGGCCTATTTCGCCAGCCTGCCGATCAAGGCCATTGCCACAGCCCTGCGCAGCGCCGGCATCCCCGCCGGGCTGTCGCACAGCGCCGGCAGCTTCGTCTGCAACCACCTGTTCTACGGGGCCTGCCATCTGCGGGCGGTGCGGCGGCCGGATCTCCGTGTCGGCTTCCTGCATATCCCGCTGGCACCCGAACAGGCGGTGCGCCACCCGGGCGCCCCGTCGATGGCGGTCGGGCAGGTGACGGCCGGCCTGCGCATCGCGGTCGAGACCATCCTGGCGACCGGCGAGGACTGCCACGAGGCGGCCGGAACCCTCGAGTAA
- a CDS encoding LysR substrate-binding domain-containing protein: protein MPDRVLPSLNAVRSFVAVARHLSFTRAADELAVTQGAVSRMMQTLQADLGVELIRRVGRGIELTPTGAAFYGEASAALDRIAAAARAARAQEGGVLRVSALPTLAQRWLIPRLKRFQAENPEIQVEVVIGEHPVDFAKERIDVAIRFGVEGWPGAEMATLMPETMGVFCAPSLLDQGPPLRHPADLGQHRLLQHTTRPESWRGYLAAFGLPLPEAALSLAFEHFFMIIEAASAGMGVALLPVFLVGEDIASGRLVQPFPETLRPRGRYLIAHAPGAERARRVRRFKEWLLTEAG, encoded by the coding sequence ATGCCAGACCGTGTCCTGCCGTCGCTCAACGCCGTCCGCAGCTTCGTCGCGGTGGCCCGCCATCTCAGCTTCACCAGGGCGGCCGACGAGCTGGCGGTGACGCAAGGGGCGGTCAGCCGCATGATGCAGACCTTGCAGGCCGATCTGGGGGTCGAGCTGATCCGCCGCGTCGGCCGCGGGATCGAACTGACGCCGACCGGGGCGGCCTTTTACGGCGAGGCGTCGGCGGCGCTCGACCGCATCGCCGCGGCGGCGCGGGCTGCCCGCGCACAGGAGGGCGGGGTGCTGCGGGTCAGCGCGCTGCCCACCCTGGCCCAGCGCTGGCTGATCCCGCGGCTGAAGCGCTTCCAGGCGGAGAATCCCGAGATCCAGGTCGAGGTGGTGATCGGCGAGCACCCTGTCGATTTCGCCAAGGAGCGGATCGACGTCGCCATCCGCTTCGGCGTCGAGGGCTGGCCGGGGGCCGAGATGGCAACGCTGATGCCGGAAACCATGGGCGTCTTCTGCGCGCCGTCGCTGCTGGACCAGGGGCCGCCGCTGCGCCACCCGGCCGATCTGGGGCAGCACCGGCTGTTGCAGCACACCACGCGGCCCGAGTCCTGGCGCGGCTATCTCGCCGCCTTCGGTCTGCCCCTGCCCGAGGCGGCGCTGTCGCTGGCCTTTGAGCATTTCTTCATGATCATCGAGGCGGCGTCGGCCGGCATGGGGGTCGCCCTGCTGCCGGTTTTCCTGGTCGGGGAGGACATCGCATCGGGCCGGCTGGTCCAGCCCTTCCCCGAGACGCTGCGCCCGCGCGGCCGCTACCTGATCGCCCATGCGCCGGGGGCCGAGCGGGCACGCCGCGTGCGCCGCTTCAAGGAGTGGCTGCTGACCGAGGCAGGGTAG
- a CDS encoding VOC family protein, giving the protein MTSLTPFHIAFPVDDLAAARHFYGTVLGCPEGRSSDEWIDFDLFGHQIVAHLKPRDPAAGPAHRNPVDGHDVPVPHFGVVLQPADWDALAEKLKAAGIRFVIEPYTRFKGQVGEQSTMFFLDPAGNALEFKAFADMSQLFAK; this is encoded by the coding sequence ATGACGAGTCTGACGCCCTTCCACATCGCCTTCCCGGTCGACGATCTGGCCGCCGCCCGCCATTTCTACGGCACCGTCCTCGGCTGCCCGGAAGGGCGCAGCAGCGACGAGTGGATCGATTTCGACCTGTTCGGCCATCAGATCGTCGCCCATCTGAAGCCGCGCGATCCCGCTGCCGGCCCGGCCCACCGCAACCCGGTGGACGGCCACGACGTGCCGGTCCCGCATTTCGGCGTCGTGCTTCAGCCGGCCGACTGGGACGCGCTGGCTGAGAAGCTGAAGGCCGCCGGCATCAGGTTCGTGATCGAGCCCTACACCCGCTTCAAGGGCCAGGTCGGCGAGCAGTCGACCATGTTCTTCCTCGACCCGGCCGGCAACGCGCTGGAGTTCAAGGCTTTCGCCGACATGTCGCAGCTGTTCGCGAAGTAG
- a CDS encoding LysR family transcriptional regulator, translated as MHGVDLNLLLSLDALLTERSVTGAARRLGVSPSAMSRTLARLRRVTGDPLLVQAGRALVPTPYAEELSGRVHALSRDTQEVLRPAANRLDLASLHRTFTIRAGGRFVELLAVPLLAAIAGTAPHVRLRFVPKPDKDAEPLRDGRIDLEVGVLGTSAPELLTQLLFRDRLVGVARTGHPLFETGAVTPERYAACAHVVASRRGNFHGPVDDALADLGLSRTVSLVVPGYADAMCVARGSDLVAAVPRSCLGNGVVADHAAGLGLAGFDLPVRTPEFAISAIWHPRLQADPAHRWLRETIAAVCRGACP; from the coding sequence ATGCACGGCGTCGACCTGAACCTTCTCCTGTCGCTGGACGCGCTGCTCACCGAGCGCAGCGTGACGGGGGCTGCCCGCCGGCTTGGCGTAAGCCCCTCCGCGATGAGCCGGACGCTGGCACGGCTGCGCCGGGTGACGGGCGACCCATTGCTGGTCCAGGCCGGCCGCGCCCTGGTCCCCACGCCCTATGCCGAGGAGTTGAGCGGGCGCGTCCATGCGCTCAGCCGCGACACGCAGGAAGTCCTGCGGCCGGCGGCAAACCGCTTGGACCTCGCGTCGCTTCATCGCACCTTCACCATTCGTGCCGGCGGGAGATTCGTCGAGCTGCTCGCGGTTCCCCTGCTGGCCGCCATCGCCGGAACCGCTCCGCATGTCCGCCTCCGGTTCGTGCCGAAGCCGGACAAGGACGCCGAGCCGCTCCGCGACGGGCGGATCGATCTGGAGGTCGGCGTGCTCGGAACCTCGGCGCCGGAACTGTTGACCCAGCTGCTGTTCCGGGACAGGCTGGTGGGAGTCGCCCGGACCGGGCATCCGCTGTTCGAGACCGGCGCGGTCACGCCGGAACGCTATGCCGCCTGCGCCCATGTCGTGGCGTCGCGCCGGGGCAATTTCCATGGACCGGTCGACGACGCCCTGGCCGATCTGGGCCTGAGCCGCACCGTGTCCCTGGTCGTTCCGGGGTATGCCGATGCGATGTGCGTCGCGCGCGGCTCGGATCTGGTCGCGGCGGTGCCACGCTCGTGCCTCGGCAACGGTGTGGTGGCCGACCATGCGGCCGGGCTGGGGCTGGCCGGCTTCGACCTGCCGGTCCGGACGCCGGAATTCGCCATATCCGCCATCTGGCATCCGCGCCTGCAGGCGGACCCGGCCCATCGCTGGCTGCGCGAGACCATCGCGGCGGTGTGCCGGGGGGCCTGTCCGTAA
- a CDS encoding SDR family NAD(P)-dependent oxidoreductase: MPIPPPPPSSTDHPRRTLLLIGASRGLGHAMAAEFLKKDWNVVGTVRGTARTLLHDLADEHAGRVEIETLDICVPDQLAALRDRLSGRLFDMLFVNAGTANRDPAQTIGEVSTEDFVQLMITNALSPMRVIESLEGTVSATGLIGVMSSGQGSIANNLSGQRELYRGSKAALNMFMRSFAARQAGTRRAMAVMAPGWVRTALGGADAPLAIEDSIPSLVAVLLAKQDRPGLDYLDYLGRTVPW, encoded by the coding sequence ATGCCGATCCCTCCCCCGCCCCCTTCCTCCACCGATCATCCCCGCCGCACCCTCCTGCTCATCGGCGCGTCACGTGGTCTCGGCCATGCCATGGCGGCCGAATTCCTGAAGAAGGACTGGAACGTCGTCGGCACGGTGCGCGGCACCGCGCGGACGCTGCTGCATGATCTGGCGGACGAGCATGCCGGCAGGGTCGAGATCGAGACCCTGGACATCTGCGTCCCCGATCAACTGGCCGCGCTGCGCGACCGCCTGTCCGGCAGACTCTTCGACATGCTGTTCGTCAATGCCGGAACAGCCAACCGCGATCCGGCCCAGACGATCGGCGAGGTCTCGACCGAGGATTTCGTCCAGCTGATGATCACCAATGCCCTGAGCCCGATGCGTGTCATCGAAAGCCTGGAGGGCACTGTCTCCGCCACCGGCCTGATCGGGGTGATGTCGTCCGGGCAGGGCAGCATCGCCAACAACCTGTCCGGCCAACGGGAGCTCTATCGCGGCAGCAAGGCGGCGCTGAACATGTTCATGCGCAGCTTCGCGGCCCGTCAGGCCGGGACCCGCCGGGCGATGGCGGTGATGGCTCCGGGCTGGGTCAGGACAGCGCTCGGCGGCGCCGATGCGCCGCTCGCCATCGAAGACAGCATCCCCAGCCTGGTGGCCGTCCTGCTCGCCAAGCAGGACAGGCCGGGGCTGGACTATCTCGACTATCTGGGCCGCACCGTCCCCTGGTGA
- a CDS encoding ABC transporter ATP-binding protein, with translation MTQANAPAARSGIALETVAINKWFGANHANRDVSLSVPAGTIHGVIGENGAGKSTIMSIVYGYLRADGGEIRVNGNPAAIRTPRDALAAGIGMVHQHFMLVDPFSVLENVLLGAEGGVTLSAGMARARAELTRLARDYGLEVDLDRPVGELPVGAQQRVEILKALYRGADILILDEPTGVLTPQEADHLFRILRALRQQGKTVVIITHKLREIMELTDNVTVMRRGQVVADVATRDTSRERLAELMVGRKVLLRVDKTPARLGAEVLRVEGLRVRDPSGVERVKGVDLSVRAGEIVGIAGVSGNGQSELLEALAGMRPIAGGSVRLRGENLAGHPDRFNARALRRLGVGHVPEDRQKVGLVTSFSAEDCAILGFQDDPAWNGRMLLDRDAIAAACARQMEDYDTRPRDGTLAAANFSGGNQQKIVLAREIERNPDLLLVGQPTRGVDIGAIEFIHRRLVALRDQGKAILLVSVELDEIRALSDRIVVMFDGHIVGELLPDRADEKTLGLMMAGCG, from the coding sequence GACGCAGGCAAACGCGCCGGCCGCCCGTTCCGGAATCGCCCTGGAAACGGTGGCGATCAACAAATGGTTCGGCGCCAACCATGCGAACCGCGACGTGTCGCTGTCGGTGCCCGCCGGGACGATCCATGGGGTGATCGGCGAGAACGGCGCCGGCAAATCGACGATCATGAGCATCGTCTACGGCTATCTGCGTGCCGACGGCGGCGAGATCCGGGTGAACGGCAATCCTGCCGCCATCCGGACGCCGCGCGACGCGCTGGCCGCCGGCATCGGCATGGTCCACCAGCACTTCATGCTGGTCGATCCCTTCAGCGTGCTGGAGAACGTGCTGCTGGGAGCGGAGGGCGGCGTCACCCTGTCGGCCGGGATGGCCCGGGCGCGTGCCGAACTGACCCGGCTGGCCCGCGACTATGGGCTGGAGGTCGATCTCGACCGGCCGGTCGGCGAGCTGCCGGTCGGGGCACAGCAGCGGGTGGAGATCCTGAAGGCGCTCTACCGCGGCGCCGACATCCTGATCCTGGACGAGCCGACCGGGGTGCTGACCCCGCAGGAGGCCGACCATCTGTTCCGCATCCTGCGGGCGCTGCGCCAGCAGGGCAAGACCGTCGTCATCATCACCCACAAGCTTCGCGAGATCATGGAGCTGACCGACAACGTCACGGTGATGCGGCGCGGGCAGGTGGTGGCCGACGTCGCCACCCGCGACACCAGCCGGGAGCGGCTGGCCGAGCTGATGGTCGGCCGCAAGGTGCTGCTGCGCGTCGACAAGACGCCGGCCCGGCTGGGGGCGGAGGTGCTGCGGGTCGAAGGACTCCGGGTCCGCGACCCGTCCGGCGTGGAGCGGGTGAAGGGGGTGGACCTGTCGGTGCGGGCCGGCGAGATCGTCGGCATCGCCGGCGTGTCGGGCAACGGCCAGTCGGAGCTGCTGGAGGCGTTGGCCGGCATGCGCCCCATCGCCGGCGGCTCGGTCCGGCTGCGGGGAGAGAATCTCGCCGGCCATCCCGACCGCTTCAACGCCCGGGCGCTGCGCCGGCTGGGGGTGGGGCATGTGCCGGAAGACCGGCAGAAGGTCGGCCTCGTCACCAGCTTCTCGGCGGAGGACTGCGCGATCCTGGGATTCCAGGACGATCCGGCCTGGAACGGGCGCATGCTGCTCGACCGGGACGCCATCGCAGCCGCCTGCGCCCGGCAGATGGAGGATTACGACACGCGGCCCAGGGACGGCACGCTGGCGGCGGCCAACTTCTCCGGCGGCAACCAGCAGAAGATCGTGCTTGCACGCGAGATCGAGCGCAATCCCGATCTTCTGCTGGTCGGCCAGCCCACCCGCGGCGTCGACATCGGCGCCATCGAGTTCATCCACCGCCGCCTCGTGGCTCTGCGCGACCAGGGCAAGGCGATCCTGCTGGTGTCGGTGGAGCTGGACGAGATCCGCGCCCTGTCCGACCGCATCGTCGTGATGTTCGACGGCCATATCGTCGGCGAGCTGCTGCCGGACCGGGCCGACGAGAAGACGCTCGGGCTGATGATGGCGGGTTGCGGCTAA